The following are from one region of the Coffea eugenioides isolate CCC68of chromosome 2, Ceug_1.0, whole genome shotgun sequence genome:
- the LOC113760510 gene encoding delta-1-pyrroline-5-carboxylate synthase isoform X1, producing the protein MGSNADLTRAFIKDVKRVIVKVGTAIVTQADGRLALGRLGALCEQIQELNSEGYEVILVTSGAVGAGRQRLRYRRLVNSSFADLQKPQHELDGKACAAVGQNGLMALYDSLFSQLDVTSAQLLVTDNDFRDPDFRKQLSETVKSLLSLKVIPILNENDAVSTRKAPYEDSSGIFWDNDSLAALLALELKADLLVLLSDVEGLYSGPPSDPKSKLIHTYVKERHEGAITFGNKSRVGRGGMTAKVKAAVYAAYAGIPVVITSGFAGDNIIRVLNGESIGTLFHRDANQWAPAGEIGAHEMAVAARECSRRLQAVSSKDRSKILLDIADALKENENLILAENAADVAAAQQAGYEKSLISRLALKPGKVSGLANSLCMLANMEEPIGQVLKRTELAEGLILEKTTSPLGVLLIIFESRPEALVQIASLAIRSGNGLLLKGGKEAKRSNAILHKIITSSIPESIGKKLIGLVTSREDIPELLKLDDVIDLVIPRGSNKLVSQIKASTKIPVLGHADGICHVYVDKSADKDMAKQIVLDAKTDYPAACNAMETLLVHKDLVQTGLVNELIVELQIKGVTLYGGPRASSLLNIPEARSFHHEYCSLACTVEIVDDVHAAIDHIHQHGSAHTDSIVTDDHDVAELFLHQLDSAAVFHNASTRFSDGYRFGLGAEVGISTSRIHARGPVGVEGLLTTRWIARGNGQVVNGDAGIVYTHKDLTV; encoded by the exons ATGGGCAGTAATGCGGATTTAACTCGAGCTTTTATTAAAGACGTCAAACGTGTAATCGTAAAG GTTGGAACTGCTATTGTCACTCAAGCAGATGGCAGGTTGGCACTAGGAAGATTGGGAGCTCTGTGTGAGCAG ATCCAAGAACTGAATTCTGAAGGATATGAGGTTATTCTGGTCACTTCAGGTGCAGTTGGTGCTGGTCGACAACGGTTAAGATATAGAAGATTAGTTAATAGCAG CTTTGCTGATCTTCAAAAGCCACAACATGAGCTTGATGGGAAAGCTTGTGCAGCTGTTGGACAAAATGGTCTCATGGCTCTGTATGATTCATTGTTCAGTCAG TTGGATGTGACATCAGCTCAGCTTCTAGTGACGGATAATGATTTTAGGGATCCAGATTTCAGAAAACAACTCAGTGAGACAGTAAAATCATTGTTGTCCCTGAAGGTTATACCTATACTCAATGAAAATGATGCTGTCAGTACCAGGAAGGCTCCTTATGAG GACTCTTCTGGCATATTTTGGGATAATGACAGTTTAGCAGCTTTACTAGCTTTAGAGCTTAAAGCGGACCTTCTAGTTTTGTTGAGTGATGTTGAAGGTCTTTACAGTGGCCCTCCTAGCGATCCAAAGTCGAAGCTAATTCATACTTATGTAAAAGAGAGGCATGAGGGAGCTATTACCTTCGGAAACAAATCTAGGGTAGGACGAGGAGGCATGACTGCTAAAGTTAAAGCGGCTGTTTATGCAGCTTATGCTGGCATCCCTGTTGTGATTACCAG TGGCTTTGCTGGTGATAATATCATTAGAGTTCTCAATGGAGAATCTATTGGCACACTCTTTCATCGAGATGCTAATCAGTGGGCTCCAGCTGGAGAAATTGGAGCTCATGAGATGGCAGTTGCAGCAAGGGAGTGTTCTAGACGGCTTCAG GCTGTGTCTTCGAAAGATAGGAGTAAAATTTTGCTAGATATAGCTGATGctttgaaagaaaatgaaaatctgATCTTAGCTGAAAATGCTGCTGATGTAGCAGCTGCACAACAAGCTGGATATGAAAAATCTTTGATATCTCGATTGGCTTTAAAGCCTGGAAAG GTTTCTGGTCTTGCAAATTCTCTTTGCATGCTTGCAAATATGGAAGAACCTATTGGTCAGGTTCTAAAAAGAACAGAG CTTGCAGAGGGATTGATCTTGGAAAAGACAACATCTCCTTTaggtgttcttttgattatttttgaGTCACGGCCAGAGGCACTTGTTCAG ATAGCTTCATTGGCAATTAGAAGCGGAAATGGGCTCCTGTTGAAAGGAGGAAAGGAGGCCAAACGATCAAATGCAATCTTACACAAG ATTATTACTTCATCAATCCCAGAAAGCATTGGCAAGAAACTTATTGGATTAGTGACTTCGAGAGAAGACATCCCTGAATTGCTCAAG CTTGATGATGTGATTGATCTTGTGATACCAAGAGGCAGCAATAAACTCGTTTCTCAAATCAAGGCTTCAACAAAAATTCCTGTTCTTGGTCATGCTG ATGGTATCTGCCATGTTTATGTTGACAAGTCAGCTGATAAGGATATGGCAAAGCAAATTGTTTTGGATGCTAAAACAGATTATCCTGCTGCCTGCAATGCAATG GAAACGCTACTTGTTCACAAGGACTTGGTGCAGACTGGTTTAGTTAATGAGCTAATTGTGGAACTTCAAATCAAAG GTGTTACTCTGTATGGTGGACCAAGGGCAAGCTCCTTGTTAAATATTCCAGAGGCACGTTCATTTCATCATGAATATTGTTCACTTGCTTGCACTGTTGAAATTGTGGATGATGTGCATGCTGCAATTGATCATATACATCAACATGGAAG TGCACATACAGATAGCATCGTAACTGATGATCACGATGTTGCAGAACTGTTTTTACATCAACTTGACAG TGCTGCTGTATTCCACAATGCAAGCACAAGATTCAGTGATGGCTACCGATTTGGGCTAGGTGCTGAG GTTGGGATCAGTACCAGTAGAATCCATGCTCGTGGTCCTGTAGGAGTTGAAGGCTTATTAACGACAAGATG GATTGCAAGAGGAAATGGCCAAGTAGTGAATGGCGACGCAGGAATTGTTTACACGCACAAGGATCTTACAGTTTGA
- the LOC113753652 gene encoding CASP-like protein 5B1 has translation MKDLFGSPGKVSGLVLRMGQCFFAAASLGVMASASGFSTATAFCYLIASMGLQLLWSFGLACFDVHALRLKRDLHNHIFVSLFVVGDWVTATLSLAASCSSAGVIVLLIKDTTICRTETKLSCDMFQISVGLAFVSWFLLAISSYVMFLLAASA, from the exons ATGAAGGATTTGTTTGGGAGCCCAGGAAAGGTGAGTGGGCTGGTGTTGAGGATGGGACAGTGTTTTTTTGCTGCTGCTTCTCTTGGGGTTATGGCCTCTGCTTCTGGTTTTTCAACTGCAACTGCCTTCTG CTACTTGATAGCATCTATGGGGCTTCAGCTTTTGTGGAGTTTTGGACTTGCCTGCTTTGATGTTCATGCCTTGAGGTTAAAGAGAGACTTGCATAATCACATATTCGTCAGCTTGTTTGTTGTTGGCGATTGG GTCACTGCAACTCTGTCACTTGCAGCTTCATGCTCATCAGCAGGCGTAATTGTTCTTCTTATCAAAGACACAACTATTTGCAGAACCGAGACCAAACTATCCTGTGATATGTTTCAGATATCTGTAGGATTGGCTTTTGTTTCATGGTTTCTCCTTGCAATATCCTCCTACGTCATGTTTTTGCTTGCTGCTTCAGCTTGA
- the LOC113760510 gene encoding delta-1-pyrroline-5-carboxylate synthase isoform X2 encodes MGSNADLTRAFIKDVKRVIVKVGTAIVTQADGRLALGRLGALCEQIQELNSEGYEVILVTSGAVGAGRQRLRYRRLVNSSFADLQKPQHELDGKACAAVGQNGLMALYDSLFSQLDVTSAQLLVTDNDFRDPDFRKQLSETVKSLLSLKVIPILNENDAVSTRKAPYEDSSGIFWDNDSLAALLALELKADLLVLLSDVEGLYSGPPSDPKSKLIHTYVKERHEGAITFGNKSRVGRGGMTAKVKAAVYAAYAGIPVVITSGFAGDNIIRVLNGESIGTLFHRDANQWAPAGEIGAHEMAVAARECSRRLQAVSSKDRSKILLDIADALKENENLILAENAADVAAAQQAGYEKSLISRLALKPGKVSGLANSLCMLANMEEPIGQVLKRTELAEGLILEKTTSPLGVLLIIFESRPEALVQIASLAIRSGNGLLLKGGKEAKRSNAILHKIITSSIPESIGKKLIGLVTSREDIPELLKLDDVIDLVIPRGSNKLVSQIKASTKIPVLGHADGICHVYVDKSADKDMAKQIVLDAKTDYPAACNAMETLLVHKDLVQTGLVNELIVELQIKGIWWSLTPSESDVDCFSINYHLN; translated from the exons ATGGGCAGTAATGCGGATTTAACTCGAGCTTTTATTAAAGACGTCAAACGTGTAATCGTAAAG GTTGGAACTGCTATTGTCACTCAAGCAGATGGCAGGTTGGCACTAGGAAGATTGGGAGCTCTGTGTGAGCAG ATCCAAGAACTGAATTCTGAAGGATATGAGGTTATTCTGGTCACTTCAGGTGCAGTTGGTGCTGGTCGACAACGGTTAAGATATAGAAGATTAGTTAATAGCAG CTTTGCTGATCTTCAAAAGCCACAACATGAGCTTGATGGGAAAGCTTGTGCAGCTGTTGGACAAAATGGTCTCATGGCTCTGTATGATTCATTGTTCAGTCAG TTGGATGTGACATCAGCTCAGCTTCTAGTGACGGATAATGATTTTAGGGATCCAGATTTCAGAAAACAACTCAGTGAGACAGTAAAATCATTGTTGTCCCTGAAGGTTATACCTATACTCAATGAAAATGATGCTGTCAGTACCAGGAAGGCTCCTTATGAG GACTCTTCTGGCATATTTTGGGATAATGACAGTTTAGCAGCTTTACTAGCTTTAGAGCTTAAAGCGGACCTTCTAGTTTTGTTGAGTGATGTTGAAGGTCTTTACAGTGGCCCTCCTAGCGATCCAAAGTCGAAGCTAATTCATACTTATGTAAAAGAGAGGCATGAGGGAGCTATTACCTTCGGAAACAAATCTAGGGTAGGACGAGGAGGCATGACTGCTAAAGTTAAAGCGGCTGTTTATGCAGCTTATGCTGGCATCCCTGTTGTGATTACCAG TGGCTTTGCTGGTGATAATATCATTAGAGTTCTCAATGGAGAATCTATTGGCACACTCTTTCATCGAGATGCTAATCAGTGGGCTCCAGCTGGAGAAATTGGAGCTCATGAGATGGCAGTTGCAGCAAGGGAGTGTTCTAGACGGCTTCAG GCTGTGTCTTCGAAAGATAGGAGTAAAATTTTGCTAGATATAGCTGATGctttgaaagaaaatgaaaatctgATCTTAGCTGAAAATGCTGCTGATGTAGCAGCTGCACAACAAGCTGGATATGAAAAATCTTTGATATCTCGATTGGCTTTAAAGCCTGGAAAG GTTTCTGGTCTTGCAAATTCTCTTTGCATGCTTGCAAATATGGAAGAACCTATTGGTCAGGTTCTAAAAAGAACAGAG CTTGCAGAGGGATTGATCTTGGAAAAGACAACATCTCCTTTaggtgttcttttgattatttttgaGTCACGGCCAGAGGCACTTGTTCAG ATAGCTTCATTGGCAATTAGAAGCGGAAATGGGCTCCTGTTGAAAGGAGGAAAGGAGGCCAAACGATCAAATGCAATCTTACACAAG ATTATTACTTCATCAATCCCAGAAAGCATTGGCAAGAAACTTATTGGATTAGTGACTTCGAGAGAAGACATCCCTGAATTGCTCAAG CTTGATGATGTGATTGATCTTGTGATACCAAGAGGCAGCAATAAACTCGTTTCTCAAATCAAGGCTTCAACAAAAATTCCTGTTCTTGGTCATGCTG ATGGTATCTGCCATGTTTATGTTGACAAGTCAGCTGATAAGGATATGGCAAAGCAAATTGTTTTGGATGCTAAAACAGATTATCCTGCTGCCTGCAATGCAATG GAAACGCTACTTGTTCACAAGGACTTGGTGCAGACTGGTTTAGTTAATGAGCTAATTGTGGAACTTCAAATCAAAG GAATATGGTGGAGTTTGACGCCTTCCGAGAGTGATGTGGATTGCTTTTCAATAAATTATCATCTGAATTAA
- the LOC113761301 gene encoding mannose-1-phosphate guanylyltransferase 1, with translation MKALILVGGFGTRLRPLTLSVPKPLVDFANKPMILHQIEALKAIGVTEVVLAINYQPEVMLNFLKDFEEKLGIRITCSQETEPLGTAGPLALARDKLADGSGEPFFVLNSDVISEYPLKEMIEFHKSHGGEASIMVTKVDEPSKYGVVVLEEATGQVERFVEKPKLFVGNKINAGIYLLNPSVLDRIELRPTSIEKEVFPKIAAEKMLYAMVLPGFWMDIGQPRDYITGLRLYLDSLRKKDASKLASGTHIVGNVLVHESAKIGEGCLIGPNVAIGPGCVVEAGVRLSRCTVMRGVRIKKHACISSSIIGWHSTVGQWARVENMTILGEDVHVCDEIYSNGGVVLPHKEIKSSILKPEIVM, from the exons ATGAAGGCACTTATTCTTGTTGGAGGCTTTGGGACTCGTTTGAGGCCACTGACACTAAGTGTCCCTAAGCCACTAGTGGATTTTGCTAATAAACCAATGATCTTGCATCAG ATTGAGGCTCTTAAGGCTATTGGAGTAACTGAAGTGGTTCTTGCAATCAATTACCAGCCAGAA GTGATGCTGAATTTCCTGAAAGACTTCGAGGAAAAGCTTGGGATCAGGATCACATGCTCACAAGAGACTGAGCCACTTGGAACTGCAGGCCCCCTTGCTTTGGCTAGGGACAAGCTGGCAGATGGTTCTGGCGAGCCATTTTTTGTTCTGAACAGTGATGTTATCAGTGAATATCCACTCAAAGAGATGATTGAATTCCACAAATCGCATGGGGGTGAGGCTTCCATTATGGTAACTAAG GTGGATGAACCTTCAAAATATGGGGTTGTTGTCTTGGAAGAAGCCACTGGACAGGTGGAGAGGTTTGTGGAGAAGCCAAAACTATTTGTTGGCAACAAAATTAATGCTGGCATTTACCTTCTGAACCCTTCTGTTCTTGATCGAATTGAATTAAGGCCCACTTCAATTGAGAAAGAGGTTTTCCCAAAAATTGCAGCAGAGAAAATGCTTTATGCTATGGTTTTGCCTGGGTTCTGGATGGACATTGGACAGCCGAGGGATTACATCACTGGCTTGCGGTTGTATCTGGATTCCTTGAGGAAGAAAGATGCCTCAAAATTGGCTTCTGGAACTCATATTGTTGGAAATGTTCTTGTGCATGAGAGTGCCAAAATAGGAGAGGGTTGCTTGATTGGACCCAATGTTGCAATTGGCCCTGGATGTGTGGTTGAGGCAGGTGTTAGACTCTCACGCTGCACGGTAATGCGTGGAGTTCGCATCAAGAAACATGCCTGCATCTCAAGCAGTATCATTGGTTGGCACTCGACAGTTGGGCAGTGGGCTCGTGTGGAGAACATGACCATTTTGGGAGAAGATGTTCATGTTTGTGATGAAATCTACAGCAACGGGGGTGTAGTTTTGCCCCACAAAGAGATTAAATCAAGCATCTTGAAGCCAGAGATTGTTATGTGA
- the LOC113761380 gene encoding uncharacterized protein At2g39795, mitochondrial-like: protein MALTNTLRRVASRAVPFASRVFQATSPRYGHRGSALFSAVNRRFDLSHSVLKSSLPSAFHHFSTRPASDESLLKVIQDEIQCAVDADENIDKVEELPSNFPFKLEDNPGLQTVTLTREYQGETIVVEVEMPSTVTGNYEENDDDDGDADDEKAAQSQLPLVVRVSKSHGPCLEFGCTAYPDDIVIDSLSVKDPDASEDEIAYEGPEFTELDENLQKAFHKYLEIRGVKPSTTNFLHEYMINKDSKEYVVWLKNLKKFVEA from the exons ATGGCTCTGACTAACACTCTTAGAAGGGTTGCTTCGCGAGCTGTACCTTTCGCCTCCCGAGTCTTCCAAGCAACCAGCCCACGGTACGGCCACCGCGGCTCTGCTCTCTTCTCCGCCGTCAACCGCCGCTTCGATCTGTCGCACTCCGTCTTGAAAAGCTCATTGCCGTCGGCCTTCCATCATTTCTCAACTCGGCCGGCTTCAGATGAGTCACTCCTCAAAGTTATTCAGGACGAGATTCAGTGTGCCGTGGATGCTGATGAAAATATCGACAAG GTTGAGGAGCTTCCATCTAACTTTCCGTTCAAACTTGAAGATAATCCTGGACTGCAGACTGTAACTCTAACAAGGGAGTATCAAGGTGAAACCATCGTTGTAGAAGTCGAGATGCCTAGCACTGTCACTGGGAATTACGAGgaaaatgatgatgatgatggtgatGCTGATGATGAGAAGGCAGCACAGTCTCAGCTTCCTTTGGTAGTCAGAGTTTCCAAGAGCCATGGACCATGTTTGGAGTTTGGTTGCACTGCTTATCCAGATGATATTGTAATTGATAGCTTGTCAGTAAAGGATCCAGATGCTTCAGAGGATGAAATTGCATATGAAGGACCTGAATTCAC GGAGTTGGATGAGAATCTGCAGAAGGCTTTCCACAAGTATCTGGAGATTAGGGGAGTCAAACCCAGCACAACAAACTTCTTGCATGAGTACATGATCAACAAAGATAGCAAGGAATACGTGGTGTGGCTCAAGAATCTCAAGAAGTTTGTTGAAGCATGA